The Gemmata palustris genome includes a region encoding these proteins:
- a CDS encoding type II toxin-antitoxin system RelE/ParE family toxin, with product MKPVILHPEAETEIEDAADFYESRRAGYGELFRAEIEAALTQIGNVPTVFALYKGGPARRRLLNRFPFAVYFIERDAAVHVIAVANQRRKPGYWLDRLNDV from the coding sequence ATGAAACCGGTCATCCTGCACCCGGAAGCCGAAACGGAGATCGAGGACGCAGCCGACTTCTACGAATCGCGTCGGGCCGGCTACGGCGAACTGTTCCGGGCCGAAATCGAAGCCGCTCTCACCCAGATCGGCAACGTGCCCACGGTGTTTGCCCTCTACAAAGGTGGTCCCGCGCGGCGCCGGCTCCTCAATCGGTTCCCGTTCGCCGTCTACTTCATCGAACGAGATGCCGCGGTTCACGTGATCGCGGTCGCGAACCAACGACGGAAACCGGGCTACTGGCTCGACCGACTGAACGACGTGTGA
- a CDS encoding c-type cytochrome domain-containing protein, producing MRQLAFLCSVVAVLAGGARVLADAKNPTFDDDVLPIVKQHCANCHSNDKQKGDLNLATYAALQKGGSSGAAVKPGDPSKSRVYTLSAHIEEPKMPPNGNKMPDAQLAVIKLWVEQGARENAGSKASVTPKPTADIGLKSIVKGRPEGPPPMPAVGKLKLDPVVTARRPGAVLAMATSPWAPLVAIGGQKQVILYNTDTGALIGFIPFEHGQINSIKFSRNARFLLVAGGKGGSSGKAVLYKVENGEKVIEVGIENDAILAADISADQTQIAVGSPSKLVRIYSTTDGKVIREIKKHTDWVTAVEYSADGVLLATGDRNGGAFVWEAFTGREYFSLRGHTAMITDVSWRDDSNVLATCSEDTTIKLWEMENGGNIKNWGAHGGGAASVQFTHDGKLASTGRDRVTKFWDQNGTALKTFEAFPDLGLKVAVTHDNARVIAGDWSGVVKTWTAVDAKAVATLDVNPLPAVERLKKVETAITAATAKIPPTQAAFDAAALKAKQATDAHNAAVANVNKINADLAAANKAVTDFTAAANAAKPQMDAAKAEVDKATPIATAAANKAAALEAVVSAETVAAKAIADASTKTPANADLVAQVKKKADALAALSAELAIAKKVQADTAAALKAATDKHAAQSKAYTDATAVVAANQKTVATLTPMQKPATDAVAPAKAAADAANAATAPAKAALDALNAEIATAKATLEQLKTVTAPPAPTPVPPKK from the coding sequence ATGCGGCAATTGGCATTCCTCTGTTCCGTGGTAGCGGTCCTTGCGGGCGGTGCTCGCGTCCTCGCGGACGCGAAGAACCCGACCTTCGACGACGATGTGTTGCCCATCGTCAAGCAGCACTGCGCGAACTGTCACAGCAACGACAAGCAGAAGGGCGACCTCAACCTCGCCACTTACGCGGCGCTGCAAAAGGGCGGGTCGTCCGGGGCCGCGGTGAAGCCGGGCGATCCGTCGAAGTCGCGCGTCTACACGCTCTCGGCACACATCGAAGAGCCGAAGATGCCGCCCAACGGCAACAAGATGCCCGATGCACAGCTCGCGGTCATCAAGTTGTGGGTAGAGCAGGGGGCGCGCGAAAATGCCGGCAGTAAGGCCAGCGTCACGCCCAAGCCCACCGCCGACATCGGGCTGAAATCCATCGTGAAGGGTCGGCCGGAAGGCCCGCCGCCGATGCCGGCCGTCGGCAAACTGAAGCTCGACCCGGTAGTGACCGCGCGCCGACCGGGCGCCGTCCTCGCGATGGCGACCAGTCCGTGGGCACCCCTCGTTGCCATCGGCGGGCAGAAGCAGGTCATCCTGTACAACACCGACACCGGCGCGCTGATCGGGTTCATCCCGTTCGAGCACGGGCAGATCAACAGCATCAAGTTCTCGCGCAACGCCCGGTTCCTCCTGGTCGCGGGCGGTAAGGGCGGGTCGTCCGGGAAGGCCGTACTCTACAAGGTCGAGAACGGCGAGAAGGTGATCGAGGTCGGCATCGAGAACGACGCGATCCTCGCCGCGGACATCTCCGCGGACCAAACGCAGATCGCCGTCGGCAGTCCGTCGAAGCTCGTCCGCATCTACTCCACCACCGACGGCAAGGTGATCCGCGAAATCAAGAAGCACACCGACTGGGTGACAGCGGTCGAGTACAGCGCGGACGGCGTGCTACTCGCGACCGGGGACCGCAACGGCGGCGCGTTCGTGTGGGAAGCGTTCACCGGGCGCGAGTACTTCAGCCTCCGCGGGCACACCGCGATGATTACGGACGTGTCGTGGCGCGACGACTCCAACGTGCTCGCGACGTGCAGCGAAGACACGACGATCAAGCTCTGGGAAATGGAGAACGGCGGGAACATCAAGAACTGGGGCGCGCACGGCGGTGGCGCGGCGAGCGTGCAGTTCACGCACGACGGCAAACTCGCCAGCACCGGGCGCGATCGGGTCACGAAGTTCTGGGACCAGAACGGCACCGCGCTGAAGACCTTCGAGGCGTTCCCGGACTTGGGGCTGAAAGTCGCGGTGACGCACGACAATGCCCGCGTGATCGCGGGTGACTGGTCCGGCGTGGTGAAGACGTGGACCGCGGTCGACGCGAAAGCGGTCGCCACGCTCGACGTCAACCCGCTCCCGGCCGTCGAACGATTGAAAAAGGTCGAAACCGCGATCACTGCGGCGACCGCGAAGATTCCGCCGACGCAGGCCGCGTTCGATGCGGCTGCGCTCAAGGCGAAGCAAGCGACCGACGCTCACAACGCGGCCGTCGCGAACGTGAACAAGATCAACGCGGACCTGGCTGCAGCAAACAAGGCCGTGACCGACTTCACCGCCGCAGCGAACGCCGCCAAACCGCAAATGGACGCGGCGAAGGCCGAAGTAGATAAGGCGACGCCGATCGCGACCGCGGCGGCAAACAAGGCCGCTGCCCTCGAAGCGGTGGTGAGCGCGGAAACCGTTGCGGCGAAGGCCATCGCCGACGCTTCGACGAAAACGCCCGCGAACGCGGACCTCGTCGCGCAAGTAAAGAAAAAGGCCGATGCGCTCGCGGCTTTGAGCGCAGAACTGGCGATCGCAAAAAAGGTCCAGGCCGACACCGCAGCCGCGCTCAAAGCGGCAACGGACAAGCACGCGGCTCAATCGAAGGCGTACACCGACGCAACGGCGGTGGTCGCTGCGAACCAGAAGACGGTCGCGACGCTCACTCCAATGCAGAAGCCCGCAACCGACGCGGTCGCACCGGCCAAAGCCGCAGCCGACGCCGCAAACGCGGCCACGGCGCCCGCAAAAGCGGCACTCGACGCGCTCAACGCCGAAATCGCCACTGCGAAAGCGACGCTCGAGCAACTGAAGACCGTAACCGCACCGCCGGCCCCCACGCCCGTCCCGCCGAAGAAGTAA
- a CDS encoding DUF1549 and DUF1553 domain-containing protein, with translation MRLAYLLSLCALCALCGEPVFGQQIAVYPPDINLETSRDRQSFVVQLTQPDGITRDVTAQAQVTFANPALVKLDKFYVVPVADGATEMTVGLNGQTVKVPVKVTKAKDDRAISFKQDVMPVFMRTGCNVGGCHGAARGKDGFRLSLFGFDPEGDHFRLTRELNGRRINLALPAESTLLEKATGKVAHTGGAKIKEGDEYYQAITRWLEADAPLDAPTIALPVSMEVFPPSAVLDGKGEKQRIVVRAKYSDGTDRDVTNLALFLTNNDTAAKIDDTGAVTAGERGEAFVMARFHTFTIGVPFITLPKDLKFAWANPAETNYIDTLVHNKLKKLRIEPSGVCDDATFVRRVYLDIIGGLPAPEEYARFMVSTLPNKRELLVDELLDRKEFAELWVLKWAELLQIRSSNEVSYKAMLLYYGWLQEKIANNVPTDVWVKELLGANGGTFKSPATNYYQLERDVLKVTENVAQVFMGMRIQCAQCHNHPFDRWTQDDYYGFASFFTQIGRKGTDDARELVVFNSGGGEVNHPVRGRPMPAKFLGGTAPVDVAGKDRRTVAANWLASADNPYFAKNLSNIVWNHFFGQGIVNEVDDVRISNPASNQELLDELGKKFTGYKYDFKKLVRDICTSQTYQRSTQATKTNESDTRNFARGPVRRIRAETMLDVITQVTDTKNKFQGLPLGARAVQIADGGVSTYFLTTFGRPTRETVCSCEVRLEPTLSQSLHLLNGETVEPKIAQGNLVGKMLQEKKTPAQIIEQIYVRCLTRAPRAEELKNLTAIVDAAKDKKQALEDVFWAVMNSREFMFNH, from the coding sequence ATGCGCCTTGCTTATCTGCTTTCTCTCTGTGCCCTCTGTGCCCTCTGCGGTGAACCCGTCTTCGGGCAGCAGATCGCTGTCTACCCGCCCGACATTAATCTCGAAACGAGCCGCGACCGGCAATCGTTCGTGGTGCAGCTCACGCAGCCCGACGGTATCACCCGAGACGTGACCGCCCAGGCACAGGTCACGTTTGCGAACCCCGCGCTCGTGAAGCTCGACAAGTTCTACGTCGTGCCGGTCGCGGACGGCGCCACCGAAATGACGGTCGGGCTCAACGGGCAAACGGTCAAAGTGCCCGTAAAGGTCACGAAGGCGAAGGACGATCGCGCGATCTCCTTCAAGCAGGACGTGATGCCCGTGTTCATGCGCACCGGGTGTAACGTCGGCGGGTGCCACGGCGCCGCGCGCGGGAAGGACGGGTTCCGGCTCTCACTGTTCGGTTTCGACCCCGAGGGCGACCACTTCCGGCTCACGCGTGAACTCAACGGCCGCCGCATCAACCTCGCGCTCCCGGCCGAGAGCACGCTGCTCGAAAAAGCGACGGGCAAGGTCGCCCACACGGGCGGCGCGAAGATCAAGGAGGGCGACGAGTACTACCAGGCGATCACGCGCTGGCTCGAAGCTGATGCCCCGCTGGACGCCCCCACAATCGCACTGCCGGTGAGCATGGAAGTGTTCCCGCCGAGTGCCGTACTCGATGGCAAGGGCGAGAAGCAGCGCATCGTGGTGCGGGCGAAGTATTCGGACGGCACCGACCGCGACGTGACGAACCTCGCGCTCTTCCTCACCAACAACGACACCGCGGCCAAGATCGACGACACCGGCGCCGTGACCGCGGGCGAGCGCGGGGAAGCGTTCGTGATGGCCCGGTTCCACACGTTCACCATCGGCGTGCCGTTCATCACGCTGCCCAAAGATCTGAAGTTCGCGTGGGCCAACCCCGCGGAAACGAACTACATCGACACGCTCGTTCACAATAAGCTCAAGAAGCTCCGCATCGAGCCGTCCGGCGTGTGCGACGACGCGACCTTCGTGCGCCGCGTATATTTGGACATCATCGGCGGGCTGCCCGCGCCCGAGGAGTACGCCCGGTTCATGGTGTCCACCCTGCCGAACAAGCGCGAGTTGCTCGTCGACGAGTTGCTCGACCGCAAGGAGTTCGCGGAACTGTGGGTGCTCAAGTGGGCGGAACTGCTGCAAATCCGCTCGTCGAACGAAGTTAGCTACAAGGCGATGCTGCTCTATTACGGCTGGCTGCAAGAGAAGATCGCGAACAACGTGCCCACGGACGTGTGGGTGAAGGAGCTGCTCGGCGCCAACGGCGGGACGTTCAAGAGCCCGGCGACCAACTACTACCAGCTCGAGCGCGACGTACTAAAAGTGACGGAGAACGTCGCCCAGGTGTTCATGGGCATGCGCATCCAGTGCGCCCAGTGCCACAACCACCCGTTCGACCGCTGGACGCAGGACGATTACTACGGGTTCGCGAGCTTCTTCACGCAGATCGGGCGCAAGGGCACGGACGACGCGCGCGAACTGGTGGTGTTCAACAGCGGCGGCGGCGAGGTGAACCACCCCGTGCGCGGGCGCCCGATGCCCGCGAAGTTCCTCGGTGGCACGGCGCCGGTCGATGTGGCCGGGAAGGATCGCCGCACGGTCGCCGCGAACTGGCTCGCCAGTGCGGACAACCCGTACTTCGCCAAGAACCTGTCGAACATCGTGTGGAACCACTTCTTCGGTCAGGGCATCGTAAACGAAGTGGACGACGTGCGCATCTCGAACCCCGCGAGCAACCAGGAACTGCTCGACGAATTGGGGAAGAAGTTCACCGGCTACAAGTACGACTTCAAGAAGCTCGTGCGCGACATCTGCACGTCGCAGACGTACCAGCGCAGCACACAAGCTACGAAGACCAACGAGAGCGATACGCGGAACTTTGCGCGCGGTCCGGTCCGCAGAATCCGGGCCGAAACGATGCTCGACGTCATCACGCAGGTGACGGACACGAAGAACAAGTTCCAGGGGCTCCCACTGGGCGCACGAGCCGTACAAATCGCGGACGGCGGTGTGAGCACGTACTTCCTCACGACCTTCGGCCGGCCCACGCGCGAAACGGTGTGCTCGTGCGAGGTGCGCCTCGAGCCGACGCTGTCGCAAAGTCTCCACCTGCTGAACGGCGAAACCGTAGAGCCGAAGATCGCGCAGGGCAATCTGGTGGGCAAGATGCTCCAAGAGAAGAAGACCCCGGCGCAGATCATCGAACAGATTTACGTCCGCTGTCTCACGCGCGCCCCGCGTGCGGAAGAGCTGAAGAACCTCACCGCCATCGTGGACGCCGCGAAGGACAAGAAGCAGGCGCTCGAAGACGTGTTCTGGGCGGTGATGAACTCCCGCGAGTTCATGTTTAATCACTAA